From Fibrobacter sp. UWB4, one genomic window encodes:
- the mutL gene encoding DNA mismatch repair endonuclease MutL: protein MAEIHLLSDEIINKIAAGEVIERPASAVKELIENAIDAGATRIQIQIEQGGKKKILVTDNGKGMGAADLDLCYLRHTTSKLTNADDLFHLHTNGFRGEAVASIAAVSKLTITSATQEGESGRIVVKGGEVIEKEDIQASRGTSFLVEDLFYNTPVRRTFLGSETSECSRILDIVLKTAISHPEIRFDYKVGDRTVFTGVPGELRSRIAEAIGSKVAKGLLPVDYTEAGVHVTGYISPTTETNGKRNHQFLFMRNRPIENKMVSKAVSQAYEPYGAQCKPVTVLFLDMPDMEFDINVHPAKREVRFANGNLVFLVVTHAIRDTFTKDLEAHSPIIDLSDEFMGSPASVSQTAPAQSTMPEMPGTIETPTQPSFATPAQPQNDLPWENPFQQAKPYATSASKPYAQPVKPATTLSDKKSKYDVSDDVQDLFSLPEYGKIISLEPDHSKPAPPPETPWAPPSFFQIANTYIAGEDSNGLLIIDQHAAHTRVLFEQAMESLQNNIMQDSQELLFPELIDLSKQEKEIFRNVDEQLRKLGFFVEPFGGDTYQIRSIPSALPLSRAAKAVHDFLNDVDEDDTKNDMVKFQEAIAKSWAKTNAYQAGDKLKPEEITALVSQLMITQDPLKSPFGSPTLMRLTLEELSKKFRH, encoded by the coding sequence ATGGCGGAAATTCACCTTTTATCCGATGAAATTATCAATAAAATTGCTGCTGGCGAGGTCATTGAACGCCCAGCATCGGCTGTCAAGGAACTTATAGAGAACGCAATCGACGCCGGAGCAACCCGAATTCAGATCCAGATCGAACAAGGTGGAAAGAAAAAAATCCTGGTCACAGACAACGGTAAGGGTATGGGTGCCGCCGATTTGGACCTGTGCTACCTTCGCCATACTACATCCAAACTAACAAACGCAGACGACTTATTCCACCTCCATACAAACGGTTTCCGAGGTGAAGCTGTAGCCTCCATCGCAGCCGTTTCCAAGCTGACCATCACTAGCGCCACGCAAGAAGGCGAAAGCGGTCGCATCGTCGTAAAAGGTGGAGAAGTCATCGAAAAAGAAGATATCCAGGCAAGCCGTGGCACGTCATTTCTCGTCGAAGACCTGTTCTACAACACGCCCGTACGCCGGACGTTCCTCGGCAGTGAAACGTCCGAATGTTCCCGCATTTTAGACATTGTACTAAAGACAGCCATTTCGCACCCGGAAATCCGCTTTGACTATAAAGTTGGCGATAGAACGGTCTTCACAGGCGTTCCTGGAGAACTCCGCAGCCGCATTGCCGAAGCGATCGGTTCCAAGGTTGCCAAAGGCTTGCTCCCCGTCGATTACACAGAAGCTGGCGTCCACGTGACTGGCTACATCTCGCCCACGACCGAAACGAACGGCAAGCGCAATCACCAGTTCCTTTTCATGAGGAACCGCCCCATCGAAAACAAGATGGTGAGCAAGGCAGTATCGCAAGCATACGAACCATATGGAGCACAATGCAAGCCCGTAACGGTACTGTTCCTGGACATGCCGGACATGGAATTTGACATCAACGTGCACCCGGCCAAGCGCGAAGTCCGATTCGCAAATGGGAACTTGGTGTTCCTCGTCGTCACACACGCCATCCGCGATACGTTTACCAAGGATTTGGAAGCGCACTCCCCCATCATCGACTTGAGCGATGAATTTATGGGAAGCCCGGCATCTGTTTCTCAGACGGCGCCAGCACAATCCACAATGCCCGAGATGCCGGGGACTATCGAGACGCCCACGCAGCCTTCGTTTGCAACGCCCGCACAGCCGCAAAACGACTTGCCATGGGAAAATCCGTTCCAGCAGGCAAAGCCATACGCGACATCAGCAAGCAAGCCTTACGCTCAACCGGTAAAACCGGCAACTACGCTTTCGGACAAGAAGTCCAAATACGACGTAAGCGATGACGTTCAGGACCTCTTTTCGCTCCCCGAATACGGCAAGATCATTTCGCTGGAACCCGATCACAGCAAGCCCGCACCGCCTCCCGAGACGCCGTGGGCGCCGCCCTCGTTCTTCCAAATTGCAAACACCTACATCGCCGGCGAAGATTCCAACGGACTCTTGATCATCGACCAGCATGCCGCCCACACGCGAGTGCTCTTTGAACAGGCCATGGAATCGCTCCAGAACAACATCATGCAAGATAGTCAGGAACTCCTGTTCCCGGAACTCATCGACCTTTCCAAGCAAGAGAAGGAAATCTTCCGAAACGTCGATGAGCAGCTGCGCAAGCTCGGATTCTTTGTCGAGCCGTTTGGTGGCGACACCTACCAGATCCGCTCGATTCCAAGCGCGCTCCCGCTTTCGCGTGCCGCCAAAGCGGTTCACGATTTCTTGAACGACGTCGATGAAGACGATACCAAGAATGACATGGTCAAGTTCCAGGAAGCCATTGCGAAATCCTGGGCAAAGACAAACGCATACCAGGCAGGCGACAAGCTCAAGCCCGAAGAAATCACGGCACTTGTCAGTCAGTTGATGATTACGCAGGATCCGCTCAAGTCCCCGTTCGGAAGCCCGACGCTCATGCGCTTAACGCTTGAGGAACTGAGCAAGAAATTCAGACATTAG